In the genome of Coregonus clupeaformis isolate EN_2021a chromosome 1, ASM2061545v1, whole genome shotgun sequence, one region contains:
- the LOC121583138 gene encoding zinc finger BED domain-containing protein 4-like — protein sequence MEACDEDPAYVVRFKTKFKEDLASRQEQLNNAWLQIATVLDPRFKDLKCLPKTDREEVWTTLEGMLQQESPRRSSQTHDDGPPRKKISLLQMGSDSESEDEEVQPAIQRYRAEPTIKLEDCPLRWWASHSGAHEKLASLAHKYLATPATTVPCERLFSVAGHIVNKKRSALLSENVNKLVCLSNWLKDDEAQ from the coding sequence ATGGAAGCCTGTGATGAGGACCCTGCATATGTGGTGAGATTCAAGACCAAGTTCAAGGAGGACCTAGCATcccgtcaagaacagctcaacaaTGCATGGCTCCAGATTGCTACAGTTTTGGATCCTCGTTTCAAAGACTTGAAATGCCTGcccaagacagacagggaagaggtgtGGACCACACTTGAAGGGATGCTGCAACAAGAATCACCCAGAAGGTCTTCACAGACACATGATGATGGGCCACCCAGGAAGAAAATCAGCCTTCTGCAAATGGGCTCAGATTCAGAATCAGAAGATGAAGAGGTCCAACCTGCCATACAGAGGTACAGAGCAGAGCCCACCATTAAATTGGAGGACTGCCCCTTGAGGTGGTGGGCATCTCATTCAGGAGCCCATGAGAAGCTGGCCTCACTAGCTCACAAATATCTAGCCACTCCTGCAACCACTGTTCCCTGTGAACGACTTTTCTCAGTTGCAGGTCACATTGTGAACAAGAAAAGGTCAGCtttactttcagaaaatgtgaacaagttagtttgcctcagcaactggctgaaagatgatgaagctcagtag